One segment of Streptomyces sp. NBC_01454 DNA contains the following:
- a CDS encoding SpoIIE family protein phosphatase: MTDEVGNILHMKARLDALASSEDITEGDAFGLALLHAVAGLDGFGGAIHLCAPPARLRLVSSVGLHPVLRQSWEIIDLEDEPVPARAVREGDGVWLPTAPSRELAHSAGRSLDDRLGSGAAAVPLHRGGRVTGSLTVLTGAHGGPSQEQWDFLHAVAVWVEQQLGQGPPPAQRFRSDGSDLRQVLKAVEVGSWDVDLRTGEMLWDEACMVLHGVDPVGFVPRVETWLESIHPDDLPRTLAAVETVIQKRNLYEAEYRTRRRGGLYAWIRVRGTVVLDDQGQAIRLVGTVWDSSESRSALDALGRAVRHMHDGFLSVDGEWRLTFVNEEAEHILGASEEELRGRVLWELSPLQKMTTLETAFREAAARDAPVGFDVRMPDSERDYHLRLVPGRGARAVYFTDVTETLRYEAERSEAAQIAAERGAWISELTAALAKATTARDVVDALAQRVLPYGVTGVKMQIIEGDQLYDIGEAGRPLASLDRGASYTMAPCEPVWDAVLTKEPVLISSTQEFLARYPQAAEHLREPNQQAWAFVPLAASGHTFGVCVLAFDQPRVFSEDECALLTGVTALVAHALERARLYDAEHTRSRELQRSLLPQELPDLSACTIAARYIPGEQDMDVGGDWYDVIPLSAARVALVIGDVMGHGLSEATTMGRLRTAVHTLAALELPPEEIMGHLNDIVSGLGEDSYATCLYALYDSTDRSCTIVCAGHPPPAVVHPDGSVHFLDVPRNPPLGAAEPPFETMELDLPAESLLVLYTDGLVESAERDIDQGMLRLTQLLHTAQSEDLHRLCSALTADLLPAGHPSGDDAVLLVASVHALPADHMASWLLPEDPQAAGRARELIRDQLSAWGLDDLTMTTELLASELVGNVIRHAQGPLHLRLLRDEELLCEVSDGSLTMPRIRRALETDEGGRGLQLVAALSQRWGVRYTATGKWIWTAQPLPGR, from the coding sequence GTGACCGACGAAGTTGGTAATATTTTGCATATGAAAGCGCGACTGGATGCGCTTGCCAGTTCCGAAGACATCACGGAGGGTGATGCCTTCGGACTGGCTCTTCTGCACGCCGTGGCCGGACTCGATGGCTTTGGTGGAGCAATACACCTGTGCGCTCCCCCCGCCAGGCTGCGTCTGGTGTCTTCGGTCGGACTGCATCCGGTGCTGCGCCAATCCTGGGAGATCATTGACCTGGAGGACGAGCCGGTTCCCGCACGCGCCGTCCGCGAGGGCGATGGCGTGTGGCTGCCCACCGCTCCATCCCGGGAGCTTGCTCACTCCGCCGGCCGATCGCTGGACGACCGGCTCGGCAGCGGGGCCGCCGCTGTCCCTCTGCACAGGGGCGGCAGGGTGACAGGATCGCTCACGGTCCTGACCGGCGCTCATGGCGGACCGTCGCAGGAGCAGTGGGACTTTCTCCATGCCGTGGCTGTGTGGGTCGAGCAGCAACTGGGACAGGGGCCACCCCCCGCCCAACGGTTCCGCTCGGACGGAAGCGATCTCCGGCAGGTGCTCAAGGCCGTCGAGGTCGGCTCATGGGACGTCGACCTCCGCACTGGCGAGATGCTCTGGGACGAGGCATGCATGGTCCTCCACGGCGTCGATCCGGTCGGCTTTGTGCCGCGAGTCGAGACGTGGCTGGAGTCCATCCACCCCGACGACCTGCCGCGGACGCTGGCCGCTGTCGAGACGGTGATCCAAAAACGCAATCTGTACGAGGCCGAGTACCGGACCCGGCGGCGCGGCGGCCTGTATGCCTGGATACGTGTCCGCGGCACCGTCGTGCTGGACGACCAGGGGCAAGCCATCCGACTGGTCGGCACCGTTTGGGACAGCAGCGAGTCCCGATCCGCCTTGGACGCCCTGGGCCGCGCCGTGCGCCATATGCACGACGGGTTCCTCTCGGTGGACGGTGAATGGCGGCTCACCTTTGTGAACGAGGAAGCGGAACACATTCTGGGCGCTTCAGAGGAGGAACTGCGTGGCCGCGTCCTGTGGGAGCTGTCCCCGCTGCAAAAGATGACGACCCTTGAAACCGCGTTCCGCGAGGCTGCCGCCAGGGATGCGCCTGTCGGCTTCGACGTTCGGATGCCAGATTCGGAACGCGACTACCATCTGCGGCTCGTCCCAGGGCGGGGCGCACGCGCCGTCTACTTCACGGATGTCACCGAGACCCTTCGCTACGAAGCCGAGCGGTCCGAGGCTGCACAGATCGCCGCTGAACGCGGCGCTTGGATCTCCGAGCTGACAGCGGCGCTCGCCAAAGCGACGACAGCGCGCGACGTGGTCGATGCCCTCGCCCAGCGGGTTCTGCCGTACGGAGTCACGGGCGTCAAAATGCAGATCATCGAGGGCGATCAGCTGTATGACATCGGTGAAGCCGGTCGGCCTCTAGCCTCCCTCGACCGGGGGGCAAGTTACACGATGGCGCCCTGCGAGCCTGTCTGGGACGCGGTGCTGACCAAAGAGCCGGTCCTCATCTCCTCGACCCAGGAGTTCTTGGCGCGCTACCCGCAGGCAGCAGAACACCTGCGGGAGCCCAACCAGCAAGCATGGGCGTTTGTGCCTCTGGCCGCGTCCGGACACACCTTCGGCGTCTGCGTCCTGGCCTTCGACCAACCCCGGGTATTCAGCGAGGACGAGTGCGCCCTACTGACGGGAGTCACCGCACTGGTTGCCCATGCCCTTGAGAGGGCGCGACTCTACGACGCCGAGCACACCCGGTCCAGGGAACTGCAGCGGAGCCTGCTCCCCCAGGAGCTCCCCGACCTGTCCGCATGCACGATCGCCGCACGCTATATCCCTGGCGAGCAGGATATGGATGTGGGAGGTGACTGGTACGACGTCATCCCACTCTCGGCGGCGCGAGTCGCACTCGTCATCGGCGACGTAATGGGGCATGGCCTGTCCGAGGCCACCACCATGGGCCGACTGCGTACTGCAGTCCACACTCTCGCCGCCCTCGAGCTTCCTCCCGAAGAGATCATGGGACATCTCAACGACATCGTCAGCGGCCTCGGGGAGGACTCGTACGCCACCTGCCTGTACGCACTCTATGATTCCACCGACCGCAGCTGCACTATTGTTTGCGCTGGCCACCCACCACCAGCAGTGGTCCATCCCGACGGCTCTGTGCACTTCCTCGACGTACCCCGGAATCCGCCGCTAGGCGCTGCGGAACCGCCGTTCGAGACGATGGAGCTGGACCTACCTGCGGAGAGCCTGCTGGTGCTGTACACCGACGGCCTGGTCGAATCGGCTGAACGCGACATCGATCAAGGCATGCTCCGACTCACGCAGCTTCTGCACACGGCCCAGAGCGAAGATTTGCACCGACTGTGCAGCGCGTTGACCGCCGATCTGCTCCCGGCCGGGCATCCCAGCGGGGATGACGCTGTCCTTCTCGTTGCCAGCGTCCACGCGTTGCCGGCCGATCACATGGCCTCTTGGCTGCTCCCGGAGGACCCACAGGCCGCAGGCCGGGCTCGCGAATTGATCCGGGACCAGCTTTCCGCCTGGGGACTGGACGATCTGACGATGACCACGGAGCTGCTGGCCAGCGAACTGGTGGGGAACGTCATACGCCATGCGCAGGGGCCACTGCACTTGCGGCTGCTGCGTGATGAGGAGCTTCTCTGCGAAGTCTCCGACGGCAGCCTCACCATGCCCCGTATCCGCCGGGCTTTGGAGACAGATGAAGGAGGGCGGGGGCTGCAACTGGTCGCTGCGCTCTCACAACGGTGGGGCGTCCGCTACACGGCCACCGGAAAGTGGATCTGGACAGCTCAGCCGCTTCCCGGCAGGTGA
- a CDS encoding IS5 family transposase (programmed frameshift) has product MGKGKGPPWLVTDDLWARFEPLLPVRERRSRNAGRLPLDDRRCLQGILFVLHTGIQWEWLPQELGFGSGMTCWRRLRDWNEAGVWDRLHQVLLTELHQAGKLDWSRAVIDGSHRQARRGGPKTGPSPVDRARPGSKHHVITDAQGTPLAITLTGGNRHDVTQLLPLLDAIPHIRGRTGRPRHRPRQLFADRGYDFDKYRRLLWKRGIKPAIARRGVPHGSGLGAVRWVVERTNAWIHGFRRLRIRWEIRDDVHEAFLKLACCVITYRRIQAFC; this is encoded by the exons ATGGGGAAGGGGAAGGGTCCGCCGTGGCTGGTGACGGATGACTTGTGGGCGAGATTCGAGCCTCTGTTGCCGGTCCGTGAGCGCAGATCTCGCAATGCTGGGCGTCTGCCGCTGGATGACCGCCGGTGCCTGCAGGGGATCCTGTTCGTGCTGCATACCGGCATCCAATGGGAGTGGTTGCCACAGGAGCTCGGGTTCGGGTCGGGGATGACGTGCTGGCGCCGGCTGCGGGACTGGAACGAAGCTGGCGTATGGGACCGGCTCCACCAGGTGCTGCTGACCGAATTGCACCAGGCGGGAAAGCTGGACTGGTCCCGGGCGGTGATCGACGGGTCGCATCGGCAGGCGCGTCGGGGCGGCCCAA AAACAGGTCCGAGTCCGGTCGACCGTGCCAGGCCGGGCTCGAAGCACCACGTGATCACCGACGCACAAGGCACCCCGCTGGCCATCACGCTTACAGGTGGCAACCGGCATGATGTCACCCAGTTACTGCCCCTGCTCGACGCGATACCGCACATCAGGGGCCGCACCGGCAGACCTCGCCACCGGCCCCGGCAGCTGTTTGCCGACCGCGGTTACGACTTCGACAAGTACCGCCGTCTGCTGTGGAAGCGCGGGATCAAGCCGGCCATCGCCCGACGAGGGGTGCCGCACGGCTCCGGGCTCGGCGCCGTCCGCTGGGTGGTCGAGCGCACGAACGCCTGGATTCACGGCTTTCGCAGGCTGCGAATCCGCTGGGAGATCCGCGACGACGTCCACGAGGCATTCCTCAAACTGGCCTGCTGTGTCATCACCTATCGACGCATCCAAGCATTCTGTTAG